The following coding sequences are from one Arthrobacter crystallopoietes window:
- a CDS encoding DUF4193 domain-containing protein gives MATDYDAPRNKDDDQSNESLEALQAQRSGGAKTALIDVEDSDTAEGIDLPGADLSGEELVVQVVPAREDEFTCSSCFLVRHRSQVAREKNGELYCRDCEG, from the coding sequence ATGGCAACCGATTACGACGCACCCCGCAACAAGGACGACGACCAGAGCAACGAGTCTCTGGAAGCGCTGCAGGCGCAGCGCTCGGGTGGTGCAAAGACCGCGCTCATTGACGTCGAGGACTCGGATACCGCCGAAGGCATTGATCTGCCCGGCGCCGATCTTTCCGGCGAAGAGCTTGTTGTCCAGGTCGTTCCGGCACGTGAAGACGAATTCACCTGCTCGTCCTGCTTCCTGGTCCGCCACCGCAGCCAGGTGGCCCGCGAAAAGAACGGCGAACTGTACTGCCGCGACTGCGAAGGCTAA
- a CDS encoding nuclear transport factor 2 family protein — MDASDELIELEERGWIALSSGGPTAAEFYQAVLDAEVVMLLPGGTRLTDRSLTIEAMSGAPWSDFRLEVPQVLWPTAETGVITYGVTAHRDGQPEYSALVSTLYVRREGGWKVSFHQQTPRS, encoded by the coding sequence ATGGATGCCAGCGACGAACTGATCGAATTGGAAGAGCGCGGTTGGATAGCCTTGTCGTCCGGCGGTCCGACCGCGGCCGAGTTCTACCAAGCGGTACTCGACGCGGAGGTGGTCATGCTTCTGCCCGGCGGGACGCGCCTGACGGACCGGAGCCTGACCATCGAGGCCATGAGCGGGGCGCCGTGGTCGGACTTCCGGCTCGAAGTCCCCCAGGTCTTGTGGCCCACTGCGGAGACAGGGGTCATAACCTACGGCGTTACCGCCCATCGCGACGGCCAGCCGGAATATTCGGCCCTGGTCAGCACCTTGTATGTCCGGCGCGAGGGCGGCTGGAAAGTGTCCTTTCACCAACAAACCCCGCGCTCATAA
- a CDS encoding HNH endonuclease produces MFESIVPAEMDPVKPVPGDPGAALVRSMILELANMDPDVSEGVRIDRIAALEELKAASAAGQARETEAFVASRREARAAAGVPAERRGRGLAKEIGLARKDSPNRGGKHLGMATTLIREMPHAYRALAEGRLNEWRATILVRETACLSVEDRARIDRELCADPKTLQGCGDKQIGAMAKQAALRLDPLSVVRRAAKAETERHVSCRPAPDTMAQVSCLVPVTQGVAVLAALAKEADRLKAQGDERSRGQLMADIFVERVTGQPAENPAKIEVQLVMTDRTLFQGDSEPAHLAGYGIVPAQWARDLIRTEDTDTENVNGSAGTDTTDAGNGSTDHLAVGNPVQSAEADKIVAGTTESRETDGAAGSGPPEAAESIQGADAELGNGDTGNAGTATGPPGPKRRASGEDAEVEVWVRRLYTAPGTGQLLGMDSRARLMPAGMQRMIQARDQLCRTPWCDAPIRHHDHVVPWRNNGQTSEVNGQGLCEACNQAKEADGWHAQAVPGPRHTVETTTPTGHTYLSTAPALPGTPPATEQPDETPEPLSIFEHALGRIDFLYRPAA; encoded by the coding sequence ATGTTCGAGTCAATCGTTCCAGCAGAGATGGATCCGGTGAAGCCGGTTCCCGGCGATCCGGGTGCCGCCCTGGTCCGCTCAATGATCCTGGAGCTGGCGAACATGGACCCCGACGTCTCCGAAGGCGTACGGATCGACCGGATCGCCGCCCTGGAAGAACTCAAGGCCGCCTCGGCTGCGGGGCAGGCCCGCGAGACCGAGGCGTTTGTGGCTTCCCGGCGGGAGGCCAGGGCAGCGGCCGGGGTTCCGGCGGAGCGGCGGGGCCGGGGCCTGGCGAAGGAGATCGGGCTGGCCAGGAAGGATTCGCCGAACCGGGGCGGCAAGCACCTGGGGATGGCGACCACGCTGATCAGGGAAATGCCGCACGCCTATAGGGCGTTGGCGGAGGGCCGGCTGAACGAGTGGCGGGCGACCATCCTGGTCCGCGAGACCGCGTGCCTGAGCGTGGAAGACCGCGCCCGCATCGACCGGGAGTTGTGCGCTGATCCGAAGACGCTGCAAGGGTGCGGGGATAAACAGATCGGGGCGATGGCGAAGCAGGCCGCGCTGCGGCTGGACCCGTTGTCGGTGGTCCGGCGGGCCGCGAAAGCCGAAACCGAACGCCATGTCTCCTGCCGTCCGGCGCCGGACACCATGGCCCAGGTGAGCTGCCTGGTGCCGGTGACACAGGGCGTGGCCGTCCTCGCGGCCCTGGCCAAGGAAGCCGACCGGCTGAAGGCGCAGGGCGACGAACGCTCCCGGGGACAGCTGATGGCCGACATCTTCGTCGAACGCGTCACCGGCCAGCCCGCGGAGAACCCGGCAAAGATCGAGGTCCAGCTGGTCATGACCGACCGCACCCTGTTCCAGGGCGATTCCGAGCCGGCGCACCTGGCCGGGTACGGCATCGTCCCCGCCCAATGGGCCCGCGACCTGATCCGCACCGAAGACACCGACACCGAGAACGTGAACGGCAGCGCCGGAACGGACACCACAGACGCCGGGAACGGCAGCACAGATCACCTCGCGGTTGGCAATCCGGTACAAAGTGCCGAGGCGGACAAGATCGTTGCAGGTACAACCGAAAGCAGGGAAACGGACGGTGCTGCCGGTTCAGGCCCGCCGGAAGCGGCCGAATCAATACAGGGCGCTGATGCAGAACTCGGCAACGGCGACACGGGCAATGCTGGTACGGCGACAGGGCCTCCCGGTCCGAAGCGAAGAGCCTCCGGCGAAGACGCCGAGGTAGAAGTGTGGGTGCGCCGGCTTTACACGGCGCCGGGCACCGGGCAGCTGCTCGGAATGGATTCGCGGGCAAGGTTGATGCCCGCCGGGATGCAGCGGATGATCCAGGCCAGGGACCAGCTCTGCCGCACACCCTGGTGCGACGCACCGATCCGCCACCACGACCATGTCGTGCCCTGGCGCAACAACGGGCAGACCAGCGAGGTCAACGGGCAAGGTTTGTGTGAAGCGTGTAACCAGGCGAAGGAAGCCGACGGCTGGCACGCCCAAGCCGTCCCCGGACCGCGGCACACGGTGGAAACCACCACCCCGACCGGGCACACCTATCTATCTACCGCACCGGCACTGCCCGGCACACCACCGGCAACCGAGCAACCTGACGAGACGCCAGAGCCGCTGTCAATCTTCGAGCACGCGCTCGGCCGCATCGACTTCCTCTACCGCCCCGCAGCCTGA